In a genomic window of Pseudomonas mohnii:
- the ubiB gene encoding ubiquinone biosynthesis regulatory protein kinase UbiB translates to MKLLAVRRLLRIQRVVIRYRLDDLLFALPLPWFLRALRYALPWRWFPRKTLDLSRGARLRLAMQDLGPIFIKFGQILSTRRDLLPEDIADELMKLQDRVPPFDSQLSVKLIEEQLGKKISEVFSRFDVEPLASASVAQVHAAQLKTGEEVVVKVIRPGLKPVIAQDLAWLFILARAAEKLSADARLLHPVDVVSDYEKTIYDELDLLREAANASQLKRNFDGSPLLYVPQVYWDWCRPKVLVMERIYGIQVTDLATLADQRTDMKMLAERGVEIFFTQVFRDSFFHADMHPGNIFVSTVNPWSPQYIAIDCGIVGSLTPEDQDYLARNLFAFFKRDYRRVAQLHIDSGWVPAETKLNEFEAAIRTVCEPIFEKPLKDISFGQVLMRLFQTARRFNMEVQPQLVLLQKTLLNIEGLGRQLYPDLDLWNTAQPFLERWMRERVSPKALLGNVQSQFEQIPHLANMARDLLERMSQPHANDPPPPWHRPRDDWFLRLLGTAHLAGGALLAAGGPLNQLAYWPAGIMMAVGLYLVVRR, encoded by the coding sequence ATGAAGCTGCTTGCCGTCCGCCGTTTGTTGCGCATCCAGCGCGTCGTGATCCGCTACCGCCTCGATGACCTGCTGTTCGCCCTGCCGCTGCCCTGGTTTCTGCGGGCGCTGCGTTACGCCCTGCCGTGGCGCTGGTTCCCGCGCAAGACGCTGGACCTGAGCCGGGGCGCACGACTGCGCCTGGCGATGCAGGACCTGGGGCCGATTTTCATCAAGTTCGGACAGATCCTGTCCACCCGCCGCGACTTGCTGCCCGAAGACATCGCCGATGAGCTGATGAAGCTGCAGGACCGCGTCCCGCCGTTCGATTCGCAGCTGTCGGTCAAGCTGATCGAAGAGCAGCTGGGCAAGAAAATCAGCGAAGTCTTCAGCCGTTTCGATGTCGAACCGCTGGCCTCGGCCTCGGTGGCGCAGGTGCACGCCGCGCAGCTGAAAACCGGCGAAGAAGTCGTGGTCAAAGTGATTCGTCCAGGGCTGAAACCGGTGATCGCCCAGGATCTGGCGTGGCTGTTCATCCTCGCCCGCGCCGCCGAAAAACTCTCCGCCGACGCTCGCCTGCTGCACCCGGTGGACGTGGTCAGCGACTACGAAAAAACCATCTACGACGAACTCGACCTGCTGCGCGAAGCCGCCAACGCCAGCCAGCTGAAGCGCAACTTCGACGGTTCGCCGTTGCTGTATGTGCCGCAGGTCTATTGGGACTGGTGCCGGCCGAAAGTGCTGGTGATGGAGCGCATCTACGGCATCCAGGTCACCGATCTGGCGACCCTGGCCGACCAGCGCACCGACATGAAGATGCTGGCCGAACGCGGCGTGGAGATTTTCTTCACCCAGGTGTTCCGCGACAGCTTCTTCCACGCCGACATGCACCCTGGCAACATCTTCGTCAGCACCGTGAACCCGTGGAGTCCGCAGTACATTGCGATCGACTGCGGCATCGTCGGCAGCCTGACCCCGGAAGACCAGGATTACCTGGCCCGCAACCTGTTCGCGTTCTTCAAGCGTGATTACCGTCGCGTGGCGCAATTGCACATCGACTCGGGCTGGGTGCCGGCGGAGACCAAGCTCAACGAGTTCGAAGCGGCGATCCGTACCGTGTGCGAGCCGATTTTCGAAAAACCGTTAAAAGATATTTCATTCGGCCAGGTGCTGATGCGCCTGTTCCAGACCGCGCGGCGCTTCAACATGGAAGTGCAGCCGCAACTCGTACTGCTGCAAAAAACCCTGCTGAACATCGAAGGCCTGGGCCGTCAGCTGTATCCGGACCTCGACCTGTGGAACACCGCCCAGCCGTTCCTGGAGCGCTGGATGCGCGAGCGGGTCAGCCCCAAAGCCTTGCTCGGCAATGTGCAGAGCCAGTTCGAGCAGATCCCGCACCTGGCCAACATGGCCCGCGACCTGCTCGAACGCATGTCCCAACCCCATGCCAACGACCCGCCGCCACCCTGGCATCGACCTCGCGACGACTGGTTCCTGCGCCTGCTCGGTACCGCGCATCTGGCCGGTGGCGCCCTTCTCGCCGCCGGTGGGCCGTTGAACCAGTTGGCGTATTGGCCGGCCGGCATCATGATGGCCGTCGGCTTGTATCTGGTCGTTCGTCGATAG
- a CDS encoding phosphoribosyl-ATP diphosphatase, giving the protein MSDTLTRLAAVLEERKGATADSSYVASLYHKGLNKILEKVGEESVETIIAAKDAAISGDCSDVIYETADLWFHSMVMLAQLGQHPQAVLDELDRRFGLSGHAEKASRPSA; this is encoded by the coding sequence ATGAGTGACACTCTGACCCGTCTGGCCGCTGTGCTGGAAGAGCGCAAAGGCGCCACTGCCGATAGCTCGTACGTCGCCAGCCTGTACCACAAGGGCTTGAACAAGATTCTGGAAAAAGTCGGCGAAGAGTCGGTCGAAACCATCATCGCCGCCAAGGACGCCGCCATCAGCGGCGACTGCAGCGATGTGATCTATGAAACCGCCGATTTGTGGTTCCACAGCATGGTCATGCTCGCTCAATTGGGGCAGCATCCACAGGCTGTACTCGATGAACTGGACCGTCGCTTCGGTCTGTCCGGACACGCCGAGAAAGCCTCGCGCCCGTCCGCCTGA
- the hisI gene encoding phosphoribosyl-AMP cyclohydrolase, whose product MKNWLDEIKWDADGLVPAIAQDHKTGRVLMMAWMNREALALTAAENRAIYWSRSRGKLWRKGEESGHVQKLHEMRLDCDADVIILMVEQIGDIACHTGRQSCFYRVFENGDWTTVDPVLKDPNAIYSAGHKHE is encoded by the coding sequence ATGAAAAACTGGCTGGACGAGATCAAATGGGACGCTGATGGCCTGGTGCCGGCGATTGCCCAGGATCACAAGACCGGGCGCGTCCTGATGATGGCCTGGATGAACCGTGAAGCACTGGCGTTGACCGCTGCCGAGAACCGCGCCATTTACTGGTCGCGCTCCCGTGGCAAGCTGTGGCGCAAGGGCGAAGAGTCCGGCCACGTGCAGAAGCTGCACGAAATGCGCCTGGACTGCGACGCCGACGTGATCATCCTGATGGTCGAACAGATCGGCGACATTGCCTGCCATACCGGCCGCCAGAGCTGCTTCTATCGCGTCTTCGAGAACGGCGACTGGACAACCGTCGACCCGGTCCTGAAAGATCCTAATGCCATCTATTCCGCAGGACACAAACATGAGTGA
- a CDS encoding twin-arginine translocase TatA/TatE family subunit has product MGIFDWKHWIVILVVVVLVFGTKKLKNLGTDVGESIKGFRKAMNDDEKPADPTATPAQPVPPAQPQPSVNQPHTIDVQAQKVEEPIRKDV; this is encoded by the coding sequence ATGGGCATTTTTGACTGGAAACACTGGATCGTCATCCTGGTTGTCGTGGTACTGGTGTTCGGCACCAAGAAACTGAAAAACCTCGGCACCGACGTCGGCGAATCGATCAAAGGCTTCCGCAAAGCCATGAACGACGACGAAAAACCGGCTGATCCGACCGCGACGCCGGCCCAACCTGTTCCGCCCGCTCAACCACAGCCCTCTGTCAACCAGCCGCACACCATCGACGTGCAGGCGCAAAAAGTCGAAGAGCCGATCCGCAAAGACGTGTGA
- the tatB gene encoding Sec-independent protein translocase protein TatB: MFGISFSELLLVGLVALLVLGPERLPGAARTAGLWVGRLKRSFNAIKQEVEREIGADEIRRQLHNEHILSLEQEARKIFTPTQQEPTPVEHVGEQSIHTPAAATPTPAPAPVVATTEAAPVVAAPAVEPAAPAAAPVAPAPHDPTLPPRAP; this comes from the coding sequence ATGTTTGGTATCAGCTTCTCTGAACTGCTGCTCGTCGGCCTCGTCGCCCTGCTGGTGCTGGGGCCCGAGCGTCTGCCGGGCGCTGCGCGCACCGCCGGCCTGTGGGTCGGGCGTCTGAAGCGCAGCTTCAACGCGATCAAACAGGAAGTTGAACGTGAAATCGGTGCCGACGAGATTCGTCGGCAACTGCACAACGAGCACATCCTGTCGCTTGAGCAGGAGGCGCGGAAGATCTTCACGCCGACCCAGCAGGAGCCGACGCCGGTGGAGCATGTGGGCGAGCAGTCGATCCACACACCCGCGGCTGCCACGCCAACGCCTGCACCAGCCCCCGTTGTCGCGACAACCGAAGCGGCGCCCGTTGTGGCGGCACCTGCGGTTGAACCCGCTGCTCCAGCCGCCGCGCCTGTCGCGCCGGCTCCTCATGACCCAACACTGCCGCCGCGAGCCCCATGA
- a CDS encoding methyl-accepting chemotaxis protein — translation MNEMTATVQEVARNAEEASEAAVAADQQAREGDKVVAEAIAQIERLALEVSHSTEAMGELKCESDKIGSVLDVIKSVAQQTNLLALNAAIEAARAGEAGRGFAVVADEVRSLAQRTQKSTEEIEELIVGLQSGTQQVATIMDNSRSLTDSSVELTRRAGGSLESITRTVSAIQAMNQQIAAAAEQQSAVAEEINRSVLNVRDVSDQTSAASEETAASSAELARLGTHLQMLVGRFRV, via the coding sequence ATGAATGAAATGACCGCCACGGTGCAGGAAGTCGCGCGCAACGCCGAAGAAGCCTCCGAGGCCGCTGTCGCTGCCGACCAGCAGGCCCGTGAAGGCGACAAGGTGGTGGCTGAAGCGATCGCACAGATCGAGCGCCTGGCCCTGGAAGTCAGTCACTCCACCGAGGCCATGGGCGAGCTCAAGTGTGAAAGCGACAAGATCGGCAGCGTCCTCGACGTGATCAAGTCCGTGGCCCAGCAAACCAACCTGCTGGCGCTGAACGCAGCGATCGAAGCGGCGCGCGCGGGTGAGGCCGGGCGCGGTTTTGCCGTGGTCGCCGACGAAGTCCGCAGCCTGGCCCAGCGCACCCAGAAATCCACCGAAGAGATCGAAGAACTGATCGTCGGCCTGCAGAGCGGCACCCAGCAAGTGGCGACCATCATGGACAACAGCCGCAGCCTGACCGACAGCAGCGTCGAACTGACCCGCCGCGCCGGTGGCTCACTGGAAAGCATCACCCGCACCGTGTCGGCGATCCAGGCGATGAACCAGCAGATTGCCGCCGCTGCCGAGCAGCAGAGCGCCGTGGCGGAAGAGATCAACCGCAGCGTGCTGAACGTGAGGGATGTGTCGGATCAGACGTCAGCGGCGAGCGAAGAAACGGCGGCGTCCAGCGCTGAGCTGGCGCGGCTGGGGACTCATCTGCAGATGCTGGTGGGGCGGTTCCGGGTTTGA
- the ubiE gene encoding bifunctional demethylmenaquinone methyltransferase/2-methoxy-6-polyprenyl-1,4-benzoquinol methylase UbiE encodes MTDQRKGSDAEPTTHFGFKNVPESQKAEKVAEVFHSVAAKYDLMNDLLSGGMHRLWKRFAIELSGVRTGNRVLDIAGGTGDLTRKFSHLVGPTGQVVLADINESMLKVGRDRLLDLGVAGNVEFVQADAEKLPFPDNHFDCVTIAFGLRNVTHKEDALRSMLRVLKPGGRLLVLEFSKPTNALMSKAYDAYSFAFMPLMGKLITNDSESYRYLAESIRMHPNQETLKSMMVEAGFDRVTYHNMTAGIVALHRGIKP; translated from the coding sequence ATGACTGATCAGCGCAAAGGCAGCGATGCCGAACCCACCACTCACTTCGGCTTCAAAAACGTTCCGGAAAGCCAGAAAGCGGAAAAAGTCGCTGAGGTTTTCCATTCGGTAGCCGCCAAGTACGACTTGATGAACGACCTCCTGTCGGGTGGCATGCACCGCCTGTGGAAGCGTTTTGCGATCGAATTGTCGGGTGTACGCACAGGCAATCGCGTGCTGGACATCGCCGGCGGTACCGGCGACCTGACCCGCAAGTTCTCGCACCTCGTTGGCCCGACCGGCCAGGTCGTGTTGGCCGACATCAATGAATCCATGCTCAAGGTCGGTCGTGACCGCCTGCTGGACCTCGGTGTGGCCGGCAACGTTGAATTCGTCCAGGCCGACGCGGAAAAACTGCCGTTCCCGGACAACCACTTCGACTGCGTGACCATCGCCTTCGGTCTGCGCAACGTCACGCACAAGGAAGATGCCCTGCGTTCGATGCTTCGCGTACTCAAGCCAGGCGGCCGCCTGTTGGTGCTGGAGTTCTCCAAGCCGACCAACGCGCTGATGTCCAAAGCCTACGACGCCTACTCGTTCGCCTTCATGCCGCTGATGGGCAAGCTGATCACCAACGATTCGGAAAGCTATCGCTACCTGGCCGAATCGATCCGCATGCACCCGAATCAGGAAACCCTGAAGTCGATGATGGTCGAGGCCGGTTTCGACCGCGTGACCTATCACAACATGACCGCGGGCATCGTCGCCCTGCACCGCGGCATCAAGCCCTGA
- a CDS encoding amino acid ABC transporter ATP-binding protein gives MIEVRDLVKVFDTRGQVVRAVDNVSTTVAKGEVLVVIGPSGSGKSTFLRCLNGLEEFDSGSVSIDGVQLADPKTDVNAYRREVGMVFQHFNLFPHMTVLENLCLAQKVVRKRGKKEREAKAMALLEKVGIAQKANEFPSRLSGGQQQRVAIARALAMEPKVMLFDEPTSALDPEMVGEVLDVMKNLAVEGMTMVCVTHEMGFAREVADRVLFFDHGKLLEDASPAEFFNAPKDPRAQAFLRQVL, from the coding sequence GTGATTGAAGTCCGCGATCTGGTAAAAGTCTTCGACACCCGTGGCCAGGTGGTGCGCGCGGTGGATAACGTCAGCACAACCGTCGCCAAGGGCGAAGTGTTAGTGGTGATCGGCCCCTCCGGTTCCGGCAAGTCGACCTTTCTGCGCTGCCTCAATGGCCTGGAAGAATTCGATTCGGGTTCGGTGAGCATTGACGGTGTGCAACTGGCCGACCCGAAAACCGATGTGAATGCCTATCGTCGCGAAGTCGGCATGGTGTTTCAGCATTTCAACCTGTTCCCACACATGACCGTGCTGGAAAACCTCTGCCTGGCGCAGAAGGTCGTGCGCAAGCGTGGCAAGAAAGAGCGCGAGGCCAAGGCCATGGCGTTGCTGGAAAAGGTCGGTATTGCGCAGAAGGCCAATGAGTTCCCCTCGCGCCTGTCCGGCGGCCAGCAGCAGCGCGTGGCGATTGCCCGGGCGCTGGCGATGGAGCCGAAGGTCATGCTGTTCGACGAGCCGACGTCGGCGCTGGATCCGGAGATGGTCGGTGAAGTGCTGGACGTGATGAAAAACCTGGCCGTGGAAGGCATGACCATGGTTTGCGTCACCCACGAAATGGGCTTCGCCCGGGAAGTGGCGGACCGGGTGCTGTTCTTCGATCACGGCAAATTGCTCGAAGACGCCTCACCGGCGGAGTTCTTCAATGCACCGAAGGATCCGCGGGCGCAGGCGTTTTTGCGGCAGGTCCTTTAA
- a CDS encoding 16S rRNA (uracil(1498)-N(3))-methyltransferase: protein MNLLLLESADFIAADRVILRDRRLTHMQEVHRCEVGDSMRVGRIDGLMGSAEVLRLDADEAELRVTLDQPPPAKLPLTLVLALPRPKMLRRVFQTVAAMGVPRIVLVNSYRVEKSFWQTPFLEPEAIREQLILGLEQARDSVLPQVVIEKRFKPFVEDRLPAIVEGTLGLVGHPGHYPPCPRALSEPVTLAIGPEGGWIPYEIDLFGKAGLQPVQLGERILRVETAVTALLARLF, encoded by the coding sequence GTGAACCTCCTGCTCCTTGAATCGGCCGACTTCATCGCGGCCGACCGGGTGATCTTGCGTGATCGCCGGTTGACCCACATGCAGGAAGTCCACCGCTGCGAAGTCGGCGACAGCATGCGTGTCGGGCGTATCGACGGGCTGATGGGTTCGGCCGAGGTGCTGCGCCTGGATGCCGATGAAGCGGAATTGCGCGTCACCCTCGACCAGCCACCGCCGGCCAAGCTGCCATTGACCCTGGTGCTGGCCCTGCCACGGCCCAAGATGCTGCGCAGGGTGTTCCAGACCGTGGCGGCCATGGGTGTGCCACGAATCGTGCTGGTCAACAGCTATCGCGTCGAGAAGAGCTTCTGGCAGACCCCGTTCCTGGAGCCTGAAGCGATTCGCGAGCAGTTGATCCTCGGCCTCGAACAGGCCCGGGACAGCGTGCTGCCGCAAGTCGTCATCGAGAAACGCTTCAAGCCGTTCGTCGAAGATCGCCTGCCGGCCATCGTCGAAGGCACCCTTGGCCTCGTCGGCCATCCGGGCCATTACCCGCCCTGCCCGCGCGCGCTGAGCGAACCGGTGACCCTGGCCATCGGTCCGGAGGGTGGCTGGATTCCTTACGAAATCGACTTGTTCGGCAAAGCCGGTTTGCAGCCGGTGCAATTGGGCGAGCGCATCCTGCGGGTTGAGACCGCCGTCACCGCCCTGCTGGCACGACTCTTCTAA
- a CDS encoding ubiquinone biosynthesis accessory factor UbiJ has product MLLAGLLASVELGLNRVLRLDSTALPRLAHLSGRVIAVDCRSPAFQVFILPSDEGLMLASQWETGADCTLRAPASSLLKLAMSKDKTSVLHGPEVELEGDSGVLLELAAILQDLELDWEYELSRWLGPVATQLVGGHLRSRARWYQQGFASLGQNLGEYLAEESRTLVGQREAEARFSELDQIKLDLERLEARFERLSRSLDPSDNA; this is encoded by the coding sequence ATGCTGCTCGCCGGCCTGCTCGCCAGCGTTGAACTCGGTCTGAACCGGGTGCTGCGCCTCGACAGCACGGCGCTGCCGCGGCTGGCGCATTTGAGCGGCAGGGTGATTGCCGTCGATTGCCGCAGCCCGGCGTTTCAAGTGTTCATCCTGCCCAGCGACGAAGGCCTGATGCTGGCTTCCCAGTGGGAAACCGGTGCCGACTGCACCTTGCGGGCCCCGGCCTCGAGCCTGCTGAAACTGGCGATGAGCAAGGACAAGACGTCGGTGTTGCATGGGCCCGAGGTCGAGCTCGAGGGTGACAGCGGCGTGCTGCTGGAGCTGGCAGCCATCCTTCAGGACCTGGAGCTGGACTGGGAGTACGAACTCTCACGCTGGCTCGGCCCTGTCGCCACACAACTGGTCGGTGGTCACCTGCGCAGCCGCGCCCGCTGGTATCAGCAAGGGTTCGCCAGCCTGGGCCAGAACCTTGGCGAATACCTGGCCGAAGAATCGCGCACCCTCGTCGGTCAGCGCGAAGCCGAAGCCCGATTCAGTGAACTGGACCAGATCAAGCTCGATCTGGAACGTCTCGAGGCGCGTTTCGAGCGCCTTTCCCGATCCCTCGACCCAAGCGATAACGCATGA
- the tatC gene encoding twin-arginine translocase subunit TatC, giving the protein MSDLPENDQHMPLVSHLTELRTRLLRCVAAIFVIFAGLFAFTQQIYTFVSTPLRAYLPAGATMIATDVSSPFLTPLKLTMMVSLFLAIPVILHQIWGFIAPGLYKHEKRIAVPLLISSIMLFYTGMAFAYYLVFPLIFKFFAAATPAGVEMMTDITSYLDFVMTLFFAFGVAFEIPVAVVLLVWIGVVDVKYLKKIRPYVIIGCFVVGMILTPPDIFSQTLLAVPMWLLFEIGILFGSLVSKRGEHPDDQPADDHNDQPPATQA; this is encoded by the coding sequence ATGAGCGATCTTCCTGAAAACGACCAGCACATGCCGCTGGTTTCGCACCTCACCGAGTTGCGTACCCGCCTGCTGCGCTGCGTAGCGGCGATCTTCGTCATCTTCGCCGGGTTGTTCGCCTTCACCCAGCAGATCTACACCTTCGTCTCGACGCCGCTGCGCGCCTATTTGCCAGCAGGCGCGACGATGATCGCCACCGATGTGTCGTCGCCATTCCTGACGCCGCTGAAACTGACGATGATGGTGTCGCTGTTCCTGGCGATCCCGGTGATCCTGCACCAGATCTGGGGCTTCATCGCGCCGGGCCTGTACAAGCACGAGAAGCGCATTGCCGTGCCCTTGCTGATCTCCAGCATCATGCTCTTCTACACCGGCATGGCGTTCGCCTATTACCTGGTGTTTCCGCTGATCTTCAAATTCTTCGCCGCCGCCACGCCGGCCGGCGTGGAAATGATGACCGACATCACCAGCTACCTCGACTTCGTCATGACGCTGTTCTTCGCCTTCGGTGTCGCGTTCGAGATTCCGGTGGCCGTGGTGCTGCTGGTCTGGATCGGCGTGGTCGACGTCAAATACCTGAAGAAAATCCGCCCGTACGTGATCATCGGCTGCTTCGTGGTCGGCATGATTCTGACGCCGCCGGATATCTTCTCGCAGACCCTGCTGGCCGTACCGATGTGGCTGCTGTTCGAGATCGGCATCCTGTTTGGCAGCCTGGTCAGCAAGCGCGGCGAACATCCGGACGATCAGCCGGCTGACGATCACAACGACCAGCCGCCAGCGACCCAAGCGTGA
- a CDS encoding polyhydroxyalkanoic acid system family protein: MAHISVERAHGLGKEAAREKANKLAQKLSDQYGLEPQWSGDTLNLKRSGVKGAVHVSDDSIKVDVELGLMMSAMSGMIKSEIEKALDKALA, from the coding sequence ATGGCCCATATTAGTGTTGAGCGTGCCCACGGCCTGGGTAAGGAAGCGGCTCGCGAGAAGGCCAACAAGCTGGCGCAGAAACTTTCCGATCAATATGGCCTTGAGCCGCAGTGGTCTGGCGACACCTTGAACCTCAAGCGTTCGGGTGTGAAAGGCGCAGTGCATGTCAGTGACGATTCGATCAAGGTCGATGTGGAACTTGGCCTGATGATGTCGGCCATGAGCGGCATGATCAAATCGGAAATCGAAAAGGCGCTGGATAAAGCTTTGGCCTGA
- a CDS encoding phasin family protein translates to MAKVILKKKIDASTTALSDVKSYARKIWLAGLGAYTKVGQEGSDYFQELIKAGQTVEKKGKKAVTEKLEAANAEIDEAKDEVRTFKGKVEVQLDKVEKAFDTRVASALNRIGIPSKHDVETLSAKLDELTALLERVARKS, encoded by the coding sequence ATGGCCAAAGTTATTTTGAAGAAAAAAATCGACGCATCGACCACCGCCCTGAGCGACGTCAAATCCTATGCCCGCAAGATCTGGCTGGCAGGCCTGGGTGCCTACACCAAGGTTGGCCAAGAGGGCAGCGACTACTTTCAAGAGTTGATCAAGGCTGGTCAAACTGTTGAAAAGAAAGGCAAAAAAGCGGTCACTGAAAAGCTTGAAGCGGCGAATGCCGAGATCGATGAAGCAAAAGACGAAGTGCGCACTTTCAAAGGCAAGGTCGAAGTTCAACTCGACAAAGTGGAGAAGGCGTTCGACACGCGTGTCGCAAGTGCCTTGAATCGTATCGGCATTCCGTCTAAACATGACGTTGAGACACTCTCTGCCAAGCTCGATGAGCTGACGGCATTGCTCGAACGCGTCGCGCGTAAATCTTAA
- a CDS encoding amino acid ABC transporter permease codes for MKQKKAQWPWHVLTVLVLIGLAGALYYATSLMSYEWRWNRVPQYFAYHAEESQRAADISTVSELVRKGDKAEVTLRNDAGDEQRLIVDDNSLQVAQGDDVAEGDVIGVTRHWAAGPLLWGLWTTLWLSVVSGVLGLLIGLATGLCRLSNNPTLRDLSTLYVELVRGTPLLVQIFIFYFFIGTVMNLSREFAGIAALSLFTGAYVAEIIRSGVQSIARGQNEAARSLGLSAGQSMRHVVLPQAFKRVLPPLAGQFISLVKDTSLVSVIAITELLKSGREVITTSFSPFEILFCVAGLYLLINLPLSKIASRLERRLAQSD; via the coding sequence ATGAAACAGAAAAAAGCCCAATGGCCCTGGCACGTATTGACCGTGCTGGTGCTGATCGGCCTGGCTGGTGCGTTGTATTACGCCACCTCGCTGATGTCCTACGAATGGCGCTGGAACCGCGTTCCGCAATACTTTGCCTACCACGCCGAAGAGTCCCAGCGCGCCGCCGACATCTCCACCGTCAGCGAACTGGTGCGCAAGGGCGACAAGGCTGAAGTGACCCTGCGCAACGATGCGGGCGACGAGCAACGCCTGATCGTCGATGACAACAGCCTGCAAGTCGCCCAGGGCGATGATGTGGCCGAAGGCGATGTCATCGGCGTGACCCGTCATTGGGCCGCAGGACCGTTGCTGTGGGGCCTCTGGACCACCCTGTGGCTGTCGGTGGTGTCCGGTGTGCTTGGCCTGTTGATCGGTCTCGCCACCGGTCTGTGCCGGCTGTCGAACAACCCGACCCTGCGTGACCTCTCGACCCTTTACGTCGAACTGGTCCGCGGTACGCCGTTGCTGGTACAGATTTTTATTTTCTACTTCTTCATCGGTACGGTGATGAACCTGTCCCGGGAGTTCGCCGGGATCGCCGCGCTGTCGCTGTTCACGGGTGCCTATGTGGCGGAAATCATCCGTTCCGGCGTGCAGTCGATCGCCCGTGGCCAGAACGAAGCCGCGCGTTCGCTGGGCTTGAGTGCCGGCCAGTCGATGCGTCACGTGGTGTTGCCGCAAGCGTTCAAACGCGTGCTGCCGCCCCTGGCCGGGCAGTTCATCAGCCTGGTCAAGGACACTTCGCTGGTGTCGGTGATCGCGATTACCGAGCTGCTGAAAAGCGGTCGCGAAGTCATCACCACCTCGTTTTCGCCGTTCGAAATCCTGTTCTGCGTCGCCGGCCTGTACCTGTTGATCAACCTGCCGCTGTCGAAAATCGCCAGCCGGCTTGAGCGGAGGCTCGCGCAAAGTGATTGA
- a CDS encoding transporter substrate-binding domain-containing protein produces the protein MKKYLSMLLVGVTALVAVNAAQAGAIDDAVKRGTLKVGMDPTYMPFEMTNKRGEIIGFEVDLLKAMSKAMGVKLELVSTGYDGIIPALLTDKFDMIGSGMTLTQERNLRLNFSEPFIVVGQTLLIRKELEGTITSYKDLNTADYRITSKLGTTGELVAKKLIAKAKYHGYDNEQEAVLDVVNGKADAFIYDAPYNVVAVNKVGNGKLVFLDKPFTYEPLAFGLKKGDYDSINFINNFLHQIHEDGTYDRIHDKWFKSTEWLKDME, from the coding sequence ATGAAGAAGTATCTGTCGATGCTGCTGGTCGGCGTCACGGCATTGGTTGCAGTCAACGCGGCACAGGCCGGTGCCATCGATGACGCGGTCAAACGCGGCACCTTGAAAGTCGGCATGGACCCGACCTACATGCCATTCGAAATGACCAACAAGCGTGGCGAGATCATCGGTTTTGAAGTCGACCTCCTCAAAGCCATGTCCAAGGCGATGGGCGTCAAGCTGGAGCTGGTGTCCACCGGTTACGACGGCATCATCCCGGCCCTGCTTACCGACAAGTTCGACATGATCGGCAGCGGCATGACCCTGACCCAGGAACGTAACCTGCGCCTGAACTTCAGCGAACCCTTCATCGTGGTCGGCCAGACGTTGCTGATCCGCAAGGAGCTGGAGGGCACCATCACGTCCTACAAAGACCTGAACACCGCCGACTACCGCATCACTTCCAAACTCGGCACGACGGGCGAATTGGTCGCCAAAAAGTTGATCGCCAAAGCCAAATACCATGGCTACGACAACGAGCAGGAAGCCGTGCTCGACGTGGTCAACGGCAAGGCGGATGCCTTCATCTACGACGCGCCTTACAACGTGGTCGCGGTGAACAAGGTCGGCAACGGCAAACTGGTGTTCCTCGACAAGCCGTTCACTTACGAGCCCCTGGCGTTTGGTCTGAAGAAGGGTGATTACGACAGCATCAACTTCATCAACAACTTCCTGCACCAGATCCACGAAGACGGCACCTACGATCGTATCCATGACAAGTGGTTCAAGAGCACCGAGTGGCTCAAGGACATGGAGTAA